The genomic window CGACCATGGCCACCACGATCGCCAAGGCTGCCGAGGACGCCACTGCGGTGACGCACGCCGCCCGTATCGAGCACGTCTCGAAGTCCTTCGCCGCGCCGGGCGCGCCCGGCGGGCAGCAGCTCGTGCTGGACGACATCACGCTTGATGTCGCACCGGGCGAGTTCGTCACCCTCCTGGGAGCCTCGGGCTGCGGCAAGTCCACCCTGCTCAACCTGGTCGCGGGACTGGACCTGCCCTCCGCCGGCTCGATCGACACGGACGGCCGGCCCGCCCTGATGTTCCAGGATCACGCGCTGTTCCCATGGCTGACCGCGGGCAAGAACATCGAACTCGCGCTGAAACTGCGCGGGGTCGCCAAGCCGGAGCGCCGCCAGGAGGCCGAACGGCTGCTGGAACTCGTACGGCTGCAGGGGGCGTACCGCAAGCGGGTGCACGAACTGTCCGGCGGCATGCGGCAGCGCGTCGCACTGGCCCGTGCACTCGCCCAGGACAGCCGACTGCTG from Streptomyces sp. DSM 40750 includes these protein-coding regions:
- a CDS encoding ABC transporter ATP-binding protein, with product MATTIAKAAEDATAVTHAARIEHVSKSFAAPGAPGGQQLVLDDITLDVAPGEFVTLLGASGCGKSTLLNLVAGLDLPSAGSIDTDGRPALMFQDHALFPWLTAGKNIELALKLRGVAKPERRQEAERLLELVRLQGAYRKRVHELSGGMRQRVALARALAQDSRLLLMDEPFAALDAITRDVLHDELTRIWHETGLSVLFVTHNVREAVKLAQRVVLLSSRPGRIAQEWTVGIPQPRRIEDSAVAELSVEITEELRGEIRRHGQH